A genomic region of Phragmites australis chromosome 2, lpPhrAust1.1, whole genome shotgun sequence contains the following coding sequences:
- the LOC133909524 gene encoding coiled-coil domain-containing protein SCD2-like: MDRLRAGSPVYGRQRSGSSTGSSSPGGVSPSHHRSSSTSSAASAAGAGISNVRRTQNVAARAAAARLAQVMASQNAAAAAGDDDDEDDYATDHPPPPPARFGGSRPAHGSNGVSLLGRTARSPSPALGRNIVEPPPTVRSTSAGRPAVASRPTTTVVPPIKTNTTLRTPSPIPPVAVELPVNRTRQKRFDPGHLSSRESGLKREASTLQDELDMLQEENESVLEKLRLAEERCDEAEARAKNLEKQVAALGEGVSLEARLLSRKEAALKQREAALKAARESKDGKDGEVTTLKQELESAKEEVASAIDQLKEAESETKALRSMTQRMVLTQEEMEEVVLKRCWLARYWGLAVQYGVYPEIAVSKHEHWSSLAPLPLEVVLSASQKAKEEPRIQGEDNAQRRNKLVREMSDIMGEGNIESMLSVEMGLRELSSLKVEDAVVVALGQHRRPSIVRQFTSDFKSPGEPKYLEAFDLSPEEAEDVSFKQAWLIYFWRRAKTHGVEEDIADDRLQFWIGRSAQAPNSHDAIDVERGLTELRKLGIEQQLWEGSRADIDQASLAMDNH, translated from the exons ATGGACCGTCTCCGGGCGGGGAGCCCCGTCTACGGACGGCAGCGGAGCGGCAGCAGTACGGGCTCCTCCTCCCCTGGCGGTGTCTCCCCCTCCCACcaccgctcctcctccacctcctctgccGCCTCCGCAGCGGGCGCCGGCATCTCCAACGTGCGTCGCACTCAGAACGTGGCCGCGCGAGCCGCGGCTGCAAGGCTCGCGCAGGTCATGGCCTCGCAGAACGcagccgcggccgccggcgacgacgacgacgaggatgacTACGCCACCGACCACCCGCCACCGCCCCCAGCGAGATTCGGAGGAAGCCGGCCGGCGCACGGAAGCAACGGCGTCTCCCTGCTCGGCCGCACCGCgagatctccctctcctgcg TTAGGTCGGAACATAGTAGAACCACCTCCTACTGTCCGCTCAACATCGGCAGGGAGGCCAGCTGTTGCGTCGCGGCCGACCACCACAGTGGTGCCACCAATCAAAACGAACACTACATTGCGAACTCCGTCCCCTATTCCACCTGTGGCTGTGGAGCTTCCAGTGAATCGCACTCGGCAGAAAAG gtTTGATCCAGGGCATCTCAGCTCTAGAGAATCAGGTCTAAAAAGAGAGGCATCCACACTTCAAGATGAG CTTGACATGCTACAAGAGGAGAATGAGAGTGTTCTGGAAAAG TTACGACTTGCTGAAGAAAGATGTGATGAAGCGGAAGCTAGAGCCAAGAATCTTGAGAAACAG GTAGCTGCTCTTGGAGAAGGAGTATCGTTAGAAGCTCGCCTCTTGAGCAG GAAGGAGGCAGCACTTAAACAGAGGGAG GCTGCACTAAAAGCTGCTAGGGAATCAAAGGATGGCAAAGATGGGGAAGTAACAACACTAAAGCAAGAACTTGAA TCTGCCAAAGAAGAGGTTGCATCAGCAATTGACCAGCTAAAAGAAGCAGAATCCGAAACAAAGGCTCTCCGGTCCATGACTCAGAGAATGGTCTTAACCCAAGAAGAAATG GAGGAGGTTGTCTTAAAGAGGTGCTGGCTTGCACGTTATTGGGGCTTGGCAGTTCAATATG GAGTGTATCCCGAGATTGCGGTATCAAAACATGAGCATTGGTCATCATTAGCTCCTCTTCCTCTCGAGGTTGTTCTCTCTGCTAGTCAAAAGGCTAAGGAGGAACCTCGTATACAAG GTGAGGATAATGCTCAGAGGAGAAATAAGCTTGTGCGAGAAATGAGTGACATAATGGGAGAAGGCAATATAGAGAGCATGCTTTCAGTTGAAATGGGGCTTAGAGAGCTTTCATCATTGAAG GTGGAAGATGCTGTTGTAGTTGCACTAGGCCAACATCGCAGACCTAGCATAGTTCGGCAGTTCACATCAG ATTTTAAATCACCTGGTGAACCTAAATACTTGGAGGCATTCG ACCTTAGTCCAGAAGAGGCGGAGGATGTTAGCTTTAAGCAG GCATGGCTTATATACTTCTGGAGAAGAGCCAAAACTCATGGTGTTGAAGAAGATATTGCTGATGACCGGCTTCAGTTTTGGATTGGTCGCAGCGCGCAAGCTCCAAATTCGCATGACGCTATAGATG TGGAGAGAGGTCTAACAGAGCTCAGGAAATTGGGCATAGAGCAACAACTGTGGGAGGGTTCGCGAGCAGATATAGATCAAGCTTCTTTGGCAATGGATAATCATTAG